From Sardina pilchardus chromosome 9, fSarPil1.1, whole genome shotgun sequence, a single genomic window includes:
- the grm2b gene encoding glutamate receptor, metabotropic 2b — protein MAAWSEENLSGPHRSSSRAPRRWLLQLLLLVLVLLVRDALSSPRLTPAEAGSAKREIIIKGDVVIGALFPVHEKGDGAEDCGKINEHRGIQRLEAMLLALDEINQDSRLLPGLTLGAHILDTCSKDTYALEQSLEFVRASLTKVHETGFICPDGTSPQKDDILAISGVIGGSYSDVSIQVANLLRLFQIPQISYASTSAKLSDKSRYDYFARTVPPDFYQAKAMAEILRYFNWTYVSTVASEGDYGETGIDAFQQEARALQICIATSVKVSRSMNRYSYENVIRSLQHKANAKVVILFTRSEDARELLVAAARMNATFVWVASDGWGAQDSVVRGTETTADGAFTIELASYNIREFKDYFTKLTPHGNQRNPWFREFWEHRFGCRLTEPGCAIRSLRDGAFQQESKIMFVVNAVYAMAHALHNMRQAVCPNTTGLCDAMKPGTGKRFYRDFILKTKFDAPFRPADNDNVVRFTSTGDSLGRYNIFHYHMEDGKYVYRKVGYWAQNLVLNTSQVPWANGAIPTSQCSDPCQPNEAKSMQPGDVCCWICIPCQAHQYLLDEFTCEDCGFGEWPLANLTGCFELPEEYIRWSDAWAVGPVTISCFGMLCTLAVAVVFLRHNDTPVVKASGRELSYILLLGVWLCYAVTFIYIAKPSAAVCTLRRLGLGTSFAVCYSALLTKTNRIARIFGGVREAGAQRPRFISPASQVAICAALISCQLAVATGWLLVEAPGVRKEVAPERRDVVTLKCNSKDSSMLASLAYNCVLIGLCTVYAFKTRKCPENFNEAKFIGFTMYTTCIIWLAFQPIFYVTASDYRVQTTTMCISVSLSGSVVLGCLFAPKVHIILFQPQKNVASIRSKVIKVNTAGSNYSQASAPTPVPTVCNGREVVDSTTSSL, from the exons ATGGCAGCGTGGAGCGAAGAGAACCTCTCTGGACCGCACAGGTCATCGTCCAGGGCCCCCCGCCGGtggctcctccagctcctgctcctcgTCCTGGTCCTGCTGGTCCGCGACGCGCTGTCCAGCCCCAGGCTCACCCCGGCCGAGGCCGGCAGCGCCAAGCGGGAGATCATCATCAAGGGCGACGTGGTGATCGGCGCCCTGTTCCCGGTGCACGAGAAGGGCGACGGCGCGGAGGACTGCGGCAAGATCAACGAGCACCGCGGCATCCAGCGGCTGGAGGCCATGCTGCTGGCGCTGGACGAGATCAACCAGGACAGCCGGCTGCTGCCGGGCCTGACGCTGGGCGCCCACATCCTGGACACCTGCTCCAAGGACACCTACGCGCTGGAGCAGTCGCTGGAGTTCGTGCGCGCCTCGCTCACCAAGGTGCACGAGACCGGCTTCATCTGCCCCGACGGCACCTCGCCGCAGAAGGACGACATCCTGGCCATCTCCGGCGTCATCGGAGGCTCCTACAGCGACGTCTCCATCCAG GTGGCCAACTTGCTTCGTCTCTTCCAGATCCCCCAGATCAGCTACGCGTCCACGAGCGCAAAGCTGAGCGACAAATCCCGCTACGACTACTTCGCCCGCACCGTTCCGCCCGACTTCTACCAGGCCAAGGCCATGGCGGAGATCCTGCGCTACTTCAACTGGACCTACGTGTCCACGGTGGCGTCCGAGGGCGACTACGGCGAGACGGGCATCGACGCCTTCCAGCAGGAGGCGCGGGCGCTGCAGATCTGCATCGCCACCTCGGTGAAG GTGAGCCGCTCCATGAACCGCTACAGCTACGAGAACGTGATCCGCTCGCTGCAGCACAAGGCCAACGCCAAGGTGGTGATCCTGTTCACGCGCAGCGAGGACGCCCGCGAGCTGCTGGTGGCGGCGGCGCGCATGAACGCCACCTTCGTGTGGGTGGCGAGCGACGGCTGGGGCGCGCAGGACAGCGTGGTGCGCGGCACCGAGACCACGGCCGACGGCGCCTTCACCATCGAGCTGGCGTCCTACAACATCCGCGAGTTCAAGGACTACTTCACCAAGCTCACGCCGCACGGCAACCAGCGCAACCCCTGGTTCCGGGAGTTCTGGGAGCACCGCTTCGGCTGCCGGCTGACCGAGCCGGGCTGCGCCATACGGAGCCTGCGCGACGGCGCCTTCCAGCAGGAGTCCAAGATCATGTTCGTGGTCAACGCCGTGTACGCCATGGCCCACGCGCTGCACAACATGCGCCAGGCCGTCTGCCCCAACACCACCGGACTGTGCGACGCCATGAAGCCCGGCACCGGCAAGAGGTTCTACCGGGATTTCATCCTCAAGACCAAGTTTGACG ccCCGTTCAGACCAGCTGACAACGACAACGTAGTCCGCTTCACCTCCACCGGAGACAGCCTGGGCCGCTACAACATCTTCCACTACCACATGGAGGACGGCAAGTACGTCTACCGCAAGGTGGGCTACTGGGCGCAGAACCTGGTGCTGAACACCAGCCAGGTGCCGTGGGCCAACGGCGCCATCCCCACCTCGCAGTGCAGCGACCCGTGCCAGCCCAACGAGGCCAAGAGCATGCAGCCGGGCGACGTCTGCTGCTGGATCTGCATCCCGTGCCAGGCTCACCAGTACCTGCTGGACGAGTTCACCTGCGAGGACTGCGGCTTCGGCGAGTGGCCGCTGGCCAACCTGACCGGCTGCTTCGAGCTGCCCGAGGAGTACATCCGCTGGTCGGACGCCTGGGCCGTCGGGCCGGTGACCATCTCGTGCTTCGGCATGCTGTGCACGCTGGCGGTGGCCGTGGTGTTCCTGCGGCACAACGACACGCCGGTGGTGAAGGCGTCGGGCCGCGAGCTCTCCTACATCCTGCTGCTGGGCGTGTGGCTGTGCTACGCCGTCACCTTCATCTACATCGCCAAGCCGTCGGCGGCCGTGTGCACGCTGCGGCGCCTGGGCCTGGGCACGTCCTTCGCCGTCTGCTACTCGGCGCTGCTCACCAAGACCAACCGCATCGCGCGCATCTTCGGCGGCGTGCGCGAGGCCGGCGCCCAGCGCCCGCGCTTCATCAGCCCCGCCTCGCAGGTGGCCATCTGCGCCGCGCTCATCTCCTGCCAGCTGGCGGTGGCGACGGGCTGGCTGCTGGTGGAGGCGCCCGGCGTGCGCAAGGAGGTGGCGCCCGAGCGCCGCGACGTGGTCACGCTCAAGTGCAACAGCAAGGACTCCAGCATGCTGGCCTCGCTGGCCTACAACTGCGTGCTCATCGGCCTGTGCACCGTCTACGCCTTCAAGACGCGCAAGTGCCCCGAGAACTTCAACGAGGCCAAGTTCATCGGCTTCACCATGTACACCACCTGCATCATCTGGCTGGCCTTCCAGCCCATCTTCTACGTCACCGCCAGCGACTACAGG GTGCAGACCACCACCATGTGCATCTCAGTCAGCCTGAGTGGCTCCGTGGTGCTGGGCTGCCTCTTCGCCCCCAAGGTCCACATCATCCTCTTCCAGCCGCAGAAGAACGTCGCCAGCATTAGGTCTAAGGTCATCAAGGTCAACACCGCTGGCTCCAACTACTCCCAag CTTCAGCCCCCACCCCTGTGCCGACCGTCTGTAACGGGAGGGAAGTAGTGGACTCCACCACATCTTCCCTGTGA